One genomic window of Pungitius pungitius chromosome 11, fPunPun2.1, whole genome shotgun sequence includes the following:
- the cldc1 gene encoding C-type lectin domain family 4 member E, whose protein sequence is MEQGENYSSLHEFTEEPTPGGNRLILEHNNDSRGLKRGFECLRRRTGPLMPLCFLASICANIILTVLLVGRPAPGAPLDSSSLGFKLNSARRRYTQLCEDYAALGQNCSKTVKQCRDCPEGWLHVGDQCYYFSNNKLDWLKSRDSCADMGSHLTILHTMEQHDALVEEAKKIGGFDYHFWIGLSDLDNEGEWRWVDNTTLQHKYWDQLSSEPNNHQSGGEHGEDCATLDSHAKTWFDVPCEHIYKRICQMDVIQLH, encoded by the exons ATGGAGCAGGGAGAAAACTACAGCAGCCTGCACGAGTTCACAGAGGAGCCGACCCCCGGAGGGAACCGGCTCATTCTGGAACACAACAACG ACTCTCGGGGATTGAAGCGAGGCTTTGAGTGTTTGAGGCGTCGGACTGGTCCCCTGATGCCTTTATGCTTTTTGGCCTCCATCTGTGCCAACATCATACTCACCGTGCTCT TGGTTGGCAGGCCGGCGCCCGGTGCTCCGCTGGACTCCTCGTCTCTTGGTTTTAAACTGAACTCGGCACGGAGACGTTACACCCAGCTGTGCGAGGACTACGCCGCTCTGGGACAGAACTGTTCAAAGACAG TTAAGCAGTGCAGGGATTGCCCTGAAGGATGGCTTCATGTCGGGGACCAGTGTTACTACTTCAGCAATAACAAGCTGGACTGGCTGAAGAGCAGAGATAGCTGTGCCGATATGGGGAGCCATCTCACAATACTGCACACCATGGAacagcat GATGCTCTGGTAGAAGAAGCCAAGAAAATTGGCGGATTTGATTATCACTTCTGGATTGGCCTGTCTGACCTAGACAACGAAGGAGAGTGGCGATGGGTGGACAACACAACATTGCAACACAA ATACTGGGATCAGTTGAGCTCCGAGCCAAATAACCATCAGTCAGGAGGGGAACATGGAGAGGATTGTGCCACCTTAGACAGCCATGCAAAGACATGGTTTGATGTTCCTTGTGAGCACATTTATAAACGGATCTGCCAGATGGATGTCATTCAGCTCCACTGA